The DNA sequence ATGATATGGTAACATTCTCAAAAAATGCAGTATACAATGTTGAAGCCGGCTCTTCAAGTGCCGGTCTGGATGTAGGTGATACACTTACTGTGAGGGATTGCTTATATGCTATGCTCTTGCAATCTGCAAACGAAGCGGCAAATGCCTTAGCTGAATATACAGGTGGAAGCATTGAGGGGTTTTCAGATATGATGAATGCTAAAGCAGAAAGCCTTGGCTGTACAGATTCACATTTTGCGAATCCAAGTGGTTTGAATAATCCTGAGCATTATACCAGTGCCTATGACTATGCTTTAATAAGTCGTGCAGCATTTCAAAATCCTACTGTTACAGAAATAGCTTCAGCAACTTATTATAATCTTCCACCTACCAGCAGAGTGCCTACCGGTCAGACATTATACAATCATCATGGTATGCTTAGAAAAAATTCCGGTAACTACTATCAAAATGCTATTTGTGGAAAAACAGGTTATACCACTTTGGCAGGAAATACCTTAGTCACTTATGGCAGAAATGACCATATAGGGCTAATTACAGTAGTTTTAAATGGAAATAAAACCCATTATACAGATACACAGGAATTGATGAACTTTGGTTTTAGTAATTTTAAAAATATAAAGCTAAATTCGTCAGGAATTACTACAAATTTTTCAAGTAATCTTTCACTGATACCAAACTTTAATGAATATACTATAGAACCTGATGACAATGCTTCAATAACATTGCCAAATGATGCAGATATAAATGATGTAAGCTCAACTATGGACTTCGAAGCTGATCCCAATCAGCCTAAAAATGCACTTTGCAGAGTTGATTATAGCTATAATGATTATCCAATCGGTTCAGTCTATATTGTTGCCACCAAAAATGTAAATTATGTACCTGATGAAGAAAAGGTAGTGCAAAATGAGACTGAATCTGATGAACAGGTCACTAGAGCAGAGGAAAAGAAGCCGCTACAAAGCTTCACAAATATAATGTTTAGTATTTCAAAAAGAAATATTATCATTGCCTCTTCCATAGGGGGTTTTGTTCTTCTATTAATAATTATCATTTTAATAAGATTACATATAGCAAAGAAGAAAAATAATTTTAGCGATCGTGAACTTCGCATATACAATCTTTTAAAAACCGGCTGGAGCGCCTCAGATTGTGGTATAAGTGAAGAAGAAGCAAAAGATATAATAGAAAAGCACTGAAAACAGTGCTTTTTGTATTTCTTTAAGAAATTGTAATATATGTTTTCTCAATTCACTTGAATTATTCTTCATCTAGCTATACAATCTATAGACGAAAGTTATTACAAAAATAAATTTGGGGCGATATTATGAAAAAATTAACTGAACTTTTTAGAAAATACAGGCATGCTTGGGTCTTCCTATACAGCTTTATATATTTATCATGGTATATGTATCTGGAAAGAACCATTGTAACAGAGTATCATATAATGTATACAAAAATTGATGATTGGATTCCATTCAATGAATTTTTCATTATTCCATATTTTATATGGTTTTTATATGTAGCATTTATGCTGATGTTCCTATTTTTTAAGGATGTAGATGAATTTTATAGATTTGGGTTATATCTGGCCCTTGGAATGAGTATATCACTCTTTATATGCCAAATCTTCCCAAATGGCACAAATCTAAGACCCACAAATTTGGACCCTAACAAGAATATATTTACACATCTGGTAGCTTTTATCTACAAAACTGATACTCCTACCAATGTATTTCCAAGTATTCACGTTTTTAACTCCATTGCAACTCATGTAGCTATAGTGAGGTCAAAATTCTTTTACAACAATATGAAAGTAAAAGTAGTTTCCTTTATCATCATGATTTCAATCTGTTTGTCAACATTATTTTTAAAGCAGCACTCATTCCTTGATGTGGTAGGTGCTACAATACTCTCCTATGTAATTTATCAACTTATCTATGCAAAGATACCATTGCCTGTAGGCCATAGTGATAGGGAGGATATAAGAATATAACATTATTATGTCGTACTTTTTTGTACGGCATTTTTGTGTTTTCAAAATATTATTTTAAATTTTTTTGATCAGTATTGATATAAATGTTATTTCATTGTATCTTTATACTAATAAATATATGGGAGATTATATGAGACTTTTGATATGTGAAGATGAAGAAGATATTTTGAACGGACTTGCCAAAGGACTTCGCAAGCTCAACTACTATGTAGACACAGCTATGGATGGGGAAGAGGCACTTTCTCTTTATTTTGAGTCGGAATATGACCTTATAGTTCTTGATTTAAATATGCCTAGGCTAGATGGTATTGAAGTTTTAAAAGCTATAAGAGAAGACAACCCTGATACTAAAATTATTATACTATCTGCCAGAGATTCCTTAAATGATAAAGTGCTTGGACTGGATCTAGGTGCAAATGACTACCTTGTAAAGCCTTTTCATTTTAGAGAATTGGAGGCAAGAATAAGAGCCCTTTTGCGTACCTCATATAATAAGAGTGATGATATCATAAGGCTTGAATCTCAGGATATAACTATATATCTAAATAAAAAGCAAGTACAAAAGAATGGTGAAAATATACCACTTACTCCTAAGGAATATGCTATATTTGAATATCTATGCCTGAATAAAGATGCTTTGATTTCTACAGATGAGCTACTTGAACATAATGTTGATATGAATGCAAATGATACTTCAAGTGTAATAAAAGTCCATATAGCAGCTATAAGAAAAAAACTTGGAAGTGATGTTATAAAAAATACAAGAGGAATGGGATATACTGTAAATGACTAGTATATCCCATTCTTCATAATCCTATATATAAATATCAGTCAAATCAGATCTAAGCCTGATTTGCTAATAAGTCCTCAACTATCTTAGTAAATCCATCCAAGTCTCTAGCTCCCTGTATACTACCTACAATATTTCCCTCAGAATCTACAAAGAATGTAGTAGGAAAAGCCATAAGGCTCATCACAAACCCTTCTGTAACACCCTCAGGTACTATATTCTGGTAAGTAACATTATTCTTCTCAATAACTTCCTTTACAGCGTCCATATCACTTCCTGCATCTTGGGCTAAACCGATTACATTCACATTCTTATCCTTCATGTTCTCATATAGCTTTTGTAGCTCCGGAATCTCTCTAACACATGGACCACACCAGCTTCCCCAGACATTTACCACTGTAAGTTTGCTGTCTTTAAATACATCACTACTGATATCTTCACCTGTAACTGTCTTTGCAGTGAACTCCGGAAACTTCACTTCATCTTTCTTTGAATCAGCCTTCTTAGCCTCTTCTTTTTTTGACTCACCTGTTTTTGTATCTTCAGCCTTTGTATCTTTCTGCTTTGTATCCTCAGTTTTTGTTTCTTCTGCTTTTGTATCCTCAGCTTTTGTGTCTTCCTGCTTTGTATCCTCAGCTTTTGTTTCTTTCTGCTTTGTATCCTCAGTTTTTGTTTCTTCTGCTTTTGTATCCTCCTGCTTTGACTCTGTATTTGTTGTAGCCTTATTACCTGCACTACATGCACTTACTCCGGCCATCATCAAAGCCAAGCCCAAAACTAATATTTTCTTCTTCATATTTACTCCTTATCTGTGTTATATCATTCATTTAGTAAAGTTAAGGTTAAGAAAATCAGTATTGTATTCCATACTTCCCTTAACAAGCGAAACTATACCATTTAAGTTAACATATTTATTTTGCATTTACAAGTAATATTTACTTTAATATTACAACTCTATTTGTCTGTATCTTAGGAGTATCCTTACTTCCAACGGTAAGCATAAAGTTTTCTGACCATACCAGAACTTTATCACCTTTTTTAATATCTGAAAATTCTACTTCTTCTCCTGTTGAGGACAATATCGGTTTTACATTCTTATCAACACTCCATTTAGCATTATTTAGAGTGTCCATTAACTCTATTCTACCATCTGACTCCTCAATACCTTCTATACTATCTGTATACATAGGCATATGTAAATCGTCAGTCACATTAGTCAATACTACATATGAGTTTACCTGTGGTGGCATACTTGTCATATACTCAGGTGCGACCCAGGCATATATCTCATCACCCTCTTTTGGTGCATCACTTACAAGACCAGTAGTTATATCTACAAACTTTATAGCTGA is a window from the Lachnoanaerobaculum umeaense genome containing:
- a CDS encoding D-alanyl-D-alanine carboxypeptidase family protein; its protein translation is MNAKIKNFKKTTLIFFLTIITIISFPLKTFAYVDWPTNVNVLSEGAILMDSDSGAVLYGKNIHEHYFPASITKILTALVVVENCNLDDMVTFSKNAVYNVEAGSSSAGLDVGDTLTVRDCLYAMLLQSANEAANALAEYTGGSIEGFSDMMNAKAESLGCTDSHFANPSGLNNPEHYTSAYDYALISRAAFQNPTVTEIASATYYNLPPTSRVPTGQTLYNHHGMLRKNSGNYYQNAICGKTGYTTLAGNTLVTYGRNDHIGLITVVLNGNKTHYTDTQELMNFGFSNFKNIKLNSSGITTNFSSNLSLIPNFNEYTIEPDDNASITLPNDADINDVSSTMDFEADPNQPKNALCRVDYSYNDYPIGSVYIVATKNVNYVPDEEKVVQNETESDEQVTRAEEKKPLQSFTNIMFSISKRNIIIASSIGGFVLLLIIIILIRLHIAKKKNNFSDRELRIYNLLKTGWSASDCGISEEEAKDIIEKH
- a CDS encoding phosphatase PAP2 family protein, whose product is MKKLTELFRKYRHAWVFLYSFIYLSWYMYLERTIVTEYHIMYTKIDDWIPFNEFFIIPYFIWFLYVAFMLMFLFFKDVDEFYRFGLYLALGMSISLFICQIFPNGTNLRPTNLDPNKNIFTHLVAFIYKTDTPTNVFPSIHVFNSIATHVAIVRSKFFYNNMKVKVVSFIIMISICLSTLFLKQHSFLDVVGATILSYVIYQLIYAKIPLPVGHSDREDIRI
- a CDS encoding response regulator transcription factor, whose amino-acid sequence is MRLLICEDEEDILNGLAKGLRKLNYYVDTAMDGEEALSLYFESEYDLIVLDLNMPRLDGIEVLKAIREDNPDTKIIILSARDSLNDKVLGLDLGANDYLVKPFHFRELEARIRALLRTSYNKSDDIIRLESQDITIYLNKKQVQKNGENIPLTPKEYAIFEYLCLNKDALISTDELLEHNVDMNANDTSSVIKVHIAAIRKKLGSDVIKNTRGMGYTVND
- a CDS encoding TlpA family protein disulfide reductase, producing MKKKILVLGLALMMAGVSACSAGNKATTNTESKQEDTKAEETKTEDTKQKETKAEDTKQEDTKAEDTKAEETKTEDTKQKDTKAEDTKTGESKKEEAKKADSKKDEVKFPEFTAKTVTGEDISSDVFKDSKLTVVNVWGSWCGPCVREIPELQKLYENMKDKNVNVIGLAQDAGSDMDAVKEVIEKNNVTYQNIVPEGVTEGFVMSLMAFPTTFFVDSEGNIVGSIQGARDLDGFTKIVEDLLANQA